In one window of Ruminococcus hominis DNA:
- a CDS encoding response regulator transcription factor: MVTKQKILIVDDDENIAELISLYLTKECFDTKMVYNGEDALNAFDTYQPNLVLLDLMLPGIDGYQVCREIRAKSATPIIMLSAKGEVFDKVLGLELGADDYILKPFDSKEMVARVRAVLRRYQPVRPEPAAAEKIKCVEYDGLIINLTNYSVVCDGQQVDMPPKELELLYFLASSPNQVFTREQLLDQIWGYEYIGDTRTVDVHIKRLRAKIKNHDSWGLSTVWGIGYKFETK; the protein is encoded by the coding sequence ATGGTCACAAAACAGAAAATTTTAATCGTAGATGATGATGAAAATATTGCCGAGCTTATTTCTCTTTATCTGACAAAGGAATGTTTCGATACTAAAATGGTCTATAACGGAGAAGATGCACTCAACGCATTTGACACTTATCAGCCAAATCTTGTGCTTCTAGATCTTATGCTTCCAGGCATTGACGGTTATCAGGTGTGCCGCGAAATTCGTGCTAAATCTGCTACGCCTATCATCATGCTTTCCGCCAAGGGAGAAGTTTTTGACAAGGTGCTCGGGCTGGAGCTTGGTGCAGATGACTATATTTTAAAACCATTTGACTCTAAAGAAATGGTTGCCCGTGTACGCGCCGTTCTCCGCCGTTATCAGCCAGTCCGTCCGGAACCGGCTGCTGCCGAGAAGATTAAATGTGTAGAATATGACGGACTTATTATTAACCTGACCAATTACTCTGTTGTTTGTGATGGACAACAGGTCGACATGCCACCAAAGGAACTGGAACTGCTTTATTTTCTTGCATCATCACCAAACCAGGTATTTACAAGGGAACAATTATTAGATCAGATCTGGGGATATGAATATATTGGAGACACCCGCACTGTTGATGTTCATATTAAACGCCTTCGTGCAAAAATCAAAAATCATGATTCCTGGGGGCTTAGCACTGTCTGGGGTATCGGATATAAATTTGAGACAAAATAA
- a CDS encoding endonuclease MutS2, with translation MNQKTLTKLEYHKIIAMLEEQASSFRGRQLCRKLKPMTNLDKINTSQEQTAAAFTRLIKKGRISFSDAAPVEESMKRLEVGAALGSGELLRILKLLQTAGRVKAYGRHDTQDELTDCLDAYFEQLEPLTLLANEIERCIISEDEISDDASSTLKHIRRNINNMNDKVHATLTNLVNGSLRTYLQDPIITMRGDRYCLPVKAECRGNVQGMIHDQSSTGSTLFIEPMAVVKLNNDLKELYAKEQEEIQVILARLSEDTAEYIEEIRTDYRSLTDLDFIFARGRLALEMNGSRPLFNTEGRIYIREGRHPLLDARKVVPITISLGKDFTLLIVTGPNTGGKTVSLKTVGLLTLMGQAGLHIPAGDHSELAVFHQVYADIGDEQSIEQSLSTFSSHMTNIVSFLQDVDENSLVLFDELGAGTDPTEGAALATAILSYLHKRGIRAMATTHYSELKVYALSTPGVENACCEFDVESLKPTYRLLIGIPGKSNAFAISSKLGIPDYIIEDAKKRLTEQDVSFEDMMTDLETSKRTIEKEREEIAAYKREIEALKMQTRQKQDKLDEQRERILREANEKANAILRDAKDVADETIKNFRKFGKENISAADMEKERERLRKKIKDTSAASTIKAQKPKKAYKPSDFKLGESVKVLSMNLTGTISSKPDSRGNVTVQMGILRSQVNISDLEIIEDVNPYSPKAMKRTSKGKIKMSKSLSVSPEINLLGKTVDEAVSELDKYLDDALLSHLNSVRVVHGKGTGALRKGIHEYLRRQKHVKSYRLAEYGEGDAGVTIVELK, from the coding sequence ATGAATCAGAAAACATTAACCAAATTAGAATATCATAAAATTATTGCCATGTTGGAAGAACAGGCATCTTCCTTCCGTGGCAGACAGCTTTGTCGTAAACTGAAGCCGATGACTAATCTGGATAAGATTAATACGTCTCAGGAACAGACTGCTGCCGCATTTACCAGACTGATTAAAAAAGGGCGTATTTCTTTCAGCGATGCCGCTCCTGTGGAAGAGTCCATGAAACGTCTGGAGGTTGGCGCAGCTCTCGGAAGCGGCGAATTACTCCGCATTCTCAAGCTTCTTCAAACAGCCGGACGTGTCAAAGCATATGGCCGTCATGACACACAAGATGAACTTACTGATTGTCTGGATGCCTATTTTGAACAACTAGAGCCTCTGACTCTTTTGGCAAATGAGATTGAGCGCTGTATCATCAGCGAAGATGAAATCAGCGATGATGCCAGCAGCACACTGAAGCACATCCGACGTAATATCAATAATATGAATGACAAAGTGCATGCTACCTTAACAAATCTTGTAAATGGTTCTCTTAGAACTTATTTGCAGGACCCGATTATCACAATGCGCGGAGATCGTTATTGTCTGCCGGTCAAAGCAGAATGCCGTGGAAATGTACAGGGTATGATCCACGATCAGTCTTCTACGGGTTCTACTTTATTTATCGAACCTATGGCTGTTGTGAAATTAAATAATGATCTGAAGGAATTATATGCGAAAGAACAGGAAGAAATCCAGGTGATCCTGGCTCGTCTAAGCGAGGATACTGCAGAATATATCGAAGAGATTCGAACAGACTATCGCTCTTTAACTGACTTAGACTTCATTTTTGCAAGAGGACGTCTTGCATTGGAAATGAACGGAAGCCGCCCGCTTTTTAACACCGAAGGACGTATTTATATCCGTGAGGGACGTCATCCGCTACTGGATGCACGTAAAGTTGTTCCAATTACAATTTCTCTCGGAAAGGATTTTACACTATTAATTGTAACCGGACCAAACACCGGTGGTAAGACGGTGTCTCTTAAAACTGTGGGATTACTGACATTGATGGGACAGGCAGGACTTCATATCCCAGCCGGCGACCATTCCGAACTGGCTGTATTTCATCAGGTTTATGCTGATATCGGAGACGAACAGAGTATCGAACAAAGTTTAAGTACATTTTCTTCTCATATGACGAATATCGTTTCCTTTTTGCAGGATGTAGATGAGAATTCTCTTGTTCTTTTCGATGAGTTAGGTGCCGGAACTGACCCGACAGAGGGAGCTGCCCTCGCCACTGCCATTCTCTCATATTTACACAAGCGTGGAATCCGGGCAATGGCTACTACACATTACAGTGAATTAAAAGTGTATGCATTATCTACTCCGGGCGTTGAAAATGCCTGTTGTGAATTTGATGTAGAAAGTCTGAAGCCAACCTATCGTTTATTAATCGGTATCCCTGGTAAGAGTAATGCTTTCGCAATTTCCAGCAAGCTTGGAATTCCGGATTATATTATTGAAGATGCGAAAAAACGACTGACTGAACAGGACGTCTCTTTTGAAGACATGATGACTGATCTTGAGACAAGCAAACGTACAATTGAAAAAGAACGTGAAGAAATTGCTGCATATAAACGTGAGATTGAAGCTTTAAAGATGCAGACTCGACAAAAACAAGATAAACTGGATGAACAAAGGGAACGTATCTTACGAGAAGCAAATGAAAAAGCAAACGCTATTTTGCGTGATGCCAAAGATGTTGCCGACGAAACGATTAAGAATTTCCGTAAATTTGGAAAGGAAAATATTTCTGCGGCTGATATGGAAAAGGAACGTGAACGACTTCGCAAAAAAATCAAAGACACTTCTGCTGCATCTACAATCAAAGCACAGAAGCCGAAAAAAGCTTATAAGCCATCCGATTTTAAGCTTGGTGAATCTGTTAAGGTTCTCAGTATGAATCTGACAGGAACAATCAGTTCTAAACCTGATTCTCGTGGAAATGTAACTGTACAGATGGGTATCTTACGTTCTCAGGTAAATATTTCTGACCTGGAAATTATCGAGGATGTGAATCCATACAGTCCAAAAGCAATGAAGCGAACTTCGAAGGGTAAAATCAAAATGAGTAAATCACTTTCTGTAAGTCCAGAGATTAATTTACTTGGAAAAACTGTCGATGAAGCCGTTTCCGAATTGGATAAATATCTGGATGATGCACTTCTCTCTCATCTGAACAGCGTCCGTGTCGTACATGGAAAAGGAACCGGTGCTTTGAGAAAGGGAATTCATGAATACTTACGCCGTCAGAAACACGTCAAGTCTTATCGACTTGCTGAATACGGCGAAGGTGATGCCGGTGTTACTATTGTAGAATTGAAATAA
- a CDS encoding S1C family serine protease, with protein sequence MSKEQKEKNSDNSSADEKKDTRKSQKEAGENFSFLQETVKTKKKSGKSRVMQYIRNILYGIIFGIFACCSFFALKPWAEEIFYHDETKVTIPVEDGDTAQDDDSQDDADDSQLSTETAAEHYEEMLDSMYSIAEKAEKSVVIVQATEKGDWTTETMNLRQSSGVIVGENSREILVLTDALICKEATHWKVTFNGKEESDAALKKQDKNRNIAVFSIDKKNVSDATQKGIEVATFGNSNTCKRGQVVIALGYIFGYDDGLSYGMISSKSQEAVFDDSQCQVLSTNISLAEGGTGILVNLKGEVLGLIRSDVLKDTGSRTANALAISDLKEVLEMMLNGESVPYLGAYGNAVTEEISEQQNIPIGVYITNVQSDSPAMDAGIQHGDIIQEIKGMTVTGTASYTKAIEKCTVGETIKVCGQRRGSNGYVEVTYNVTIGSKE encoded by the coding sequence ATGTCGAAGGAACAGAAAGAAAAAAACAGTGACAATTCAAGTGCTGACGAGAAAAAAGATACAAGGAAAAGTCAAAAAGAAGCAGGAGAAAACTTTTCTTTTCTTCAAGAGACTGTAAAGACAAAAAAGAAGAGCGGGAAAAGCCGAGTTATGCAATATATACGGAATATATTGTATGGTATAATTTTCGGGATTTTTGCCTGCTGTAGTTTTTTTGCGCTCAAACCATGGGCAGAAGAGATATTTTATCACGATGAGACAAAGGTAACGATACCTGTTGAGGATGGAGATACAGCACAAGACGATGATTCACAAGACGATGCAGATGATTCACAGCTTAGTACCGAGACTGCGGCAGAACACTATGAAGAAATGTTGGACAGCATGTATTCTATAGCAGAGAAAGCAGAAAAAAGTGTTGTAATAGTTCAAGCGACCGAAAAAGGGGACTGGACAACAGAGACTATGAATCTGAGACAATCTTCAGGAGTGATCGTAGGTGAAAATTCGAGGGAAATACTTGTTTTAACAGACGCTTTGATCTGTAAAGAAGCAACGCATTGGAAAGTGACATTTAACGGGAAGGAAGAATCTGATGCGGCATTAAAAAAGCAAGACAAGAATAGAAATATTGCAGTGTTTAGCATAGATAAGAAAAATGTTTCCGATGCGACACAAAAGGGAATCGAAGTAGCCACATTTGGCAATTCAAATACTTGCAAAAGAGGACAGGTTGTTATTGCACTCGGATACATATTTGGCTATGATGATGGCTTAAGCTATGGTATGATCAGTTCCAAATCACAGGAGGCGGTATTTGATGACAGCCAGTGTCAGGTGCTCAGTACAAATATTTCTTTAGCCGAAGGCGGTACAGGGATTCTTGTGAATCTAAAAGGAGAAGTATTAGGGCTGATCCGAAGTGATGTATTGAAGGACACAGGAAGCAGGACAGCAAATGCACTTGCGATTTCAGATTTGAAGGAAGTGCTTGAGATGATGTTAAACGGAGAAAGTGTACCATATCTGGGAGCGTATGGAAATGCTGTGACAGAAGAAATTTCAGAACAGCAGAACATACCAATCGGAGTATATATTACGAATGTACAGTCAGATTCTCCGGCGATGGATGCGGGAATCCAGCATGGAGATATTATTCAGGAAATTAAAGGAATGACCGTGACAGGAACAGCATCATATACAAAAGCGATTGAAAAGTGTACCGTGGGTGAAACAATAAAAGTCTGTGGACAACGCCGTGGAAGTAATGGGTATGTAGAAGTGACATATAATGTCACGATAGGAAGTAAAGAATAG
- a CDS encoding 3'-5' exoribonuclease YhaM family protein: MKYIKELHEGETIRSIYLCKGKRSAETRNGKPYDNLILQDKTGTLDGKIWDPNSQGIADYDEKDFVEVVGDVITYNNNLQLNIKQLRIASEDEYNPGDYMPTSEKSVDGMYEELLGYIRKISNPYLRQAVEYYFVKDEAFIKSFKGHSAAKTVHHGFAGGLLEHTLSVTKMCEYFVNAYDILNADLLYASAVCHDIGKTKELSNFPDNDYTDIGQLVGHIVIGVEMIGEAIRTIPDFPEKLANEWKHCIVAHHGELEYGSPKKPALAEAVALNLADNADAKMQTLKEIFKDKSGTDWLGYNRLFESNLRKTSLSEESKS; the protein is encoded by the coding sequence ATGAAATATATTAAAGAGCTGCATGAGGGTGAAACGATCAGAAGTATTTATCTGTGTAAAGGAAAACGCTCAGCCGAGACAAGAAACGGAAAACCATATGATAATCTTATCTTACAGGATAAGACAGGTACGTTGGACGGAAAGATATGGGATCCGAACTCACAGGGGATTGCAGATTACGACGAGAAGGACTTTGTTGAAGTTGTCGGAGATGTAATTACATATAACAATAATTTACAGTTAAATATCAAACAGCTTCGTATTGCAAGTGAAGATGAATATAATCCGGGAGACTACATGCCGACTTCAGAAAAAAGTGTAGATGGTATGTATGAGGAATTACTGGGTTATATTCGTAAAATTTCCAATCCATATTTACGACAGGCTGTAGAATACTATTTTGTAAAAGACGAAGCATTTATCAAATCCTTTAAAGGACATTCAGCAGCAAAGACAGTTCATCATGGATTTGCAGGAGGGCTTTTGGAGCATACTTTGAGCGTGACTAAGATGTGCGAATACTTTGTAAATGCATATGATATTTTAAATGCAGACTTATTGTATGCATCAGCAGTTTGTCATGATATTGGAAAGACGAAAGAACTGTCAAATTTCCCAGACAATGATTATACAGACATCGGACAGCTCGTTGGACATATTGTGATAGGAGTTGAGATGATAGGGGAGGCAATCCGTACAATTCCGGATTTTCCGGAAAAACTGGCAAATGAATGGAAACACTGCATCGTAGCACACCATGGAGAATTAGAATATGGTTCACCAAAGAAACCGGCACTGGCAGAAGCTGTGGCACTGAATCTGGCAGATAATGCAGATGCAAAGATGCAGACATTGAAGGAGATTTTCAAAGATAAATCAGGAACAGACTGGTTGGGATATAATCGTCTGTTTGAATCAAATCTTAGAAAAACATCATTGAGTGAGGAAAGCAAATCATGA
- the rlmD gene encoding 23S rRNA (uracil(1939)-C(5))-methyltransferase RlmD, with the protein MMQKNETAIVTIEDIGVNGEGIGKVDGYTLFIKDAVIGDVVEAKVMKAKKNYGYARLMKIITPSKDRVTPVCTFARKCGGCQIQEMSYEQQLQFKHNKVRGNLERIGGFSPELLEKIMEPVVGMEEPFHYRNKAQFPFGTDKEGNPITGFYAGRTHDIIANTDCALGVAVNKEILEKTLSFMKKYQIPSYDENTGKGLIRHALIRYGFTTKEIMVCYVINGKHIPHVEELVETLRELEGMTSITFSSNTKRTNVIMGDSYEIIWGQGYITDYIGDVKYQISPLSFYQVNPVQTDKLYGLALEYADLKGNETVWDLYCGIGTISLFLAQKAKKVYGVEIIPQAIEDAKRNAAINGFENAEFYVGKAEEILPKYYEEYAKTHDGERAHADVIVVDPPRKGCDEILLHTMTEMQPDKIVYVSCDSATLARDLKILCERGYCLERVRAVDQFPMSVHIETVVLLSQQKPDDTIEIDLDLDELDATSAELKATYQEIKDYVLKEFGLKVSSLYISQVKRKCGIEVGENYNLPKSENARVPQCPKEKEEAIKAALEYFAMI; encoded by the coding sequence ATGATGCAGAAAAATGAAACTGCGATTGTAACCATTGAAGACATTGGTGTCAATGGTGAAGGAATCGGAAAAGTAGACGGATATACATTATTTATTAAAGATGCTGTAATTGGCGATGTAGTAGAAGCGAAGGTTATGAAAGCCAAAAAAAATTATGGCTACGCAAGACTGATGAAGATCATCACACCATCGAAAGATCGTGTGACACCAGTCTGTACATTTGCCAGAAAATGTGGCGGATGTCAGATTCAGGAAATGTCGTATGAGCAGCAGCTTCAATTTAAACATAATAAAGTACGTGGTAATCTGGAGAGAATCGGTGGATTTTCTCCAGAACTTTTAGAAAAAATCATGGAGCCGGTTGTCGGAATGGAAGAGCCGTTTCACTATCGAAACAAAGCCCAATTTCCATTCGGAACAGATAAAGAGGGGAATCCCATTACAGGATTCTATGCGGGCAGAACACATGATATTATAGCAAATACGGACTGTGCACTTGGAGTGGCAGTCAATAAAGAAATATTGGAGAAGACCCTTTCGTTTATGAAAAAATATCAGATTCCGTCATACGATGAGAATACAGGAAAAGGTCTGATTCGTCATGCTCTTATCCGATATGGATTTACAACAAAAGAAATCATGGTTTGTTATGTAATTAATGGAAAACACATTCCACATGTTGAAGAACTTGTAGAAACATTGCGAGAACTGGAAGGAATGACAAGTATTACATTTAGTTCCAATACAAAAAGAACAAATGTAATCATGGGTGATTCTTATGAAATAATTTGGGGACAAGGATATATTACAGACTACATCGGGGATGTAAAATATCAGATTTCTCCATTGTCATTTTACCAGGTTAATCCTGTACAGACAGATAAATTGTATGGGCTTGCATTGGAATATGCGGATTTAAAAGGGAATGAGACAGTTTGGGATCTGTACTGTGGAATTGGAACGATTTCATTATTTTTAGCACAGAAAGCAAAAAAGGTTTACGGAGTTGAAATTATTCCACAGGCCATTGAAGATGCTAAGAGAAATGCAGCAATCAACGGATTTGAAAATGCAGAATTTTATGTTGGAAAAGCAGAAGAAATTTTGCCAAAATACTATGAAGAATATGCAAAAACACATGACGGAGAAAGAGCTCATGCAGATGTTATTGTGGTAGATCCGCCACGTAAAGGATGTGATGAGATATTGTTGCATACGATGACAGAGATGCAGCCGGATAAAATTGTCTATGTAAGCTGTGATTCGGCGACATTGGCAAGAGATTTGAAGATTCTTTGTGAGAGAGGATATTGCCTGGAGAGAGTCAGGGCGGTAGATCAATTTCCGATGTCGGTGCATATAGAGACAGTTGTTCTTTTGTCCCAACAAAAACCAGATGACACGATAGAGATCGACTTAGACCTGGACGAGCTGGATGCCACCAGTGCCGAGTTGAAAGCAACCTATCAGGAAATCAAAGATTATGTGCTGAAAGAATTTGGCTTGAAGGTTTCAAGTTTATATATTTCTCAGGTAAAACGCAAATGTGGAATTGAAGTGGGAGAAAACTATAATCTTCCAAAATCAGAAAATGCAAGAGTTCCACAATGCCCGAAAGAGAAGGAAGAAGCTATCAAGGCTGCCCTGGAATATTTTGCGATGATCTAA
- a CDS encoding TnpV protein encodes MKSTFEKMGGTYTLGADGIYYPNLVSTDEEPYYGKYGMIRKTYLKEHRPAIYSLYILEDRLVEHLNAVDDEAQERMDILVCQMMKRQGITEETKACDQMAWVGTVNNIRNAAEEIVLKELIYR; translated from the coding sequence ATGAAAAGCACATTTGAAAAAATGGGTGGAACCTACACACTTGGCGCAGACGGAATTTACTATCCGAATCTTGTCAGTACAGATGAAGAACCGTATTATGGAAAATATGGAATGATACGAAAAACGTATTTGAAAGAGCATCGTCCGGCAATATATTCACTGTATATATTGGAGGACAGACTGGTGGAACATCTGAATGCTGTGGACGATGAAGCACAGGAGAGGATGGATATTCTGGTGTGTCAGATGATGAAGAGGCAAGGTATTACAGAAGAAACGAAAGCCTGTGACCAGATGGCTTGGGTAGGAACGGTAAATAATATCCGAAATGCGGCGGAAGAGATTGTGTTGAAAGAATTGATTTACAGGTAG
- the mobQ gene encoding MobQ family relaxase, whose translation MAIYHMQAKVVSRGSGRSAVAASAYMSCSRIYNDYDGIQHDYTRKHGLIYQEVMLPPMAPPKWKNREQLWNAVEAAEKTKDSRLAREFVVALPIELDKDSNISLLQNFIQKNFVDMGMCADFAIHDTDGHNPHAHILLTVRPLNENGTWQYKTEKEYLCIKDGEEKGFTASEFKDAQKEGWEKQYRYKAGKKKVYLTPSAAQEKGYERIDKHPKSTRYGRQNPISEQWNSEEQLCLWRANWADAVNKMLALNQINAAIDHRSFAAQGITEQPTIHEGYIAQNMEKKGMIADRCEINRQIRADNKMLRELKAQVKKFAQAVEKSIPVIAETLEAIRNHMIFTQYHLLHNEMQKEVIHDWMQHFRPILNQYDTIKKKLKAKVTEKKELNVQKSKTSILNPFQHIKLNQQLTTVTEEIEELKSVKEQLLFQAECSTEKDMASLSRKYDQMDKNLDILDSQDMSLKGQLKKDAVAFQEEKFRPDPEQYTELLDARIQIRPTFRDKLIEQLKGTFGEYYDYHRRDIAANEVDYLNVEDPDVFSHRAWELEYQRKQEMRRNQPVRTKKKSHDIEL comes from the coding sequence ATGGCAATTTATCATATGCAAGCCAAGGTCGTCAGCCGTGGTTCCGGGCGGTCTGCTGTCGCTGCATCTGCTTATATGAGCTGTAGCCGCATATACAATGATTACGATGGCATCCAGCATGACTACACCCGAAAACATGGACTGATCTATCAGGAAGTAATGCTTCCCCCTATGGCTCCGCCTAAATGGAAAAACCGGGAGCAACTCTGGAATGCTGTAGAAGCTGCTGAAAAAACAAAAGACAGCCGACTGGCAAGAGAATTTGTTGTCGCACTCCCTATTGAGTTGGATAAAGACAGCAATATTTCTCTTCTTCAGAATTTTATTCAAAAGAATTTTGTAGATATGGGAATGTGTGCCGATTTCGCCATTCACGATACAGATGGTCACAATCCCCATGCACACATTCTACTTACTGTCCGTCCATTAAACGAAAACGGAACATGGCAGTATAAAACCGAAAAAGAATATCTATGCATCAAAGATGGAGAGGAAAAGGGATTTACTGCTTCTGAATTTAAGGATGCTCAGAAAGAGGGCTGGGAAAAACAGTATCGTTATAAAGCTGGGAAAAAGAAAGTATATCTGACTCCCTCGGCAGCACAGGAGAAAGGTTATGAACGTATCGACAAACATCCAAAAAGCACCCGGTATGGCAGACAAAACCCGATTTCCGAACAATGGAACAGTGAGGAACAGCTCTGCCTCTGGAGAGCAAACTGGGCAGATGCCGTAAATAAAATGCTTGCCCTTAATCAGATAAATGCCGCCATTGATCACCGCAGTTTTGCAGCTCAGGGAATCACAGAACAGCCAACCATCCATGAGGGCTACATTGCCCAGAATATGGAAAAGAAAGGCATGATAGCAGACCGGTGTGAAATCAACCGTCAGATTCGTGCAGATAACAAAATGCTTCGGGAATTAAAAGCACAGGTGAAAAAATTTGCCCAAGCTGTCGAAAAATCTATTCCGGTAATTGCAGAAACATTAGAAGCAATCCGAAATCATATGATTTTTACACAATATCATTTACTTCATAATGAAATGCAAAAAGAAGTGATCCATGACTGGATGCAGCATTTTCGTCCTATCCTGAATCAATATGATACCATTAAGAAAAAGCTCAAAGCGAAAGTTACTGAAAAGAAAGAACTAAATGTGCAAAAAAGTAAAACCAGTATTCTAAATCCATTCCAGCATATAAAGTTAAATCAGCAGCTTACAACCGTAACAGAAGAAATCGAGGAACTGAAATCTGTCAAAGAACAGCTGCTGTTTCAGGCTGAATGCTCCACAGAGAAAGATATGGCGAGCCTTTCCAGAAAATACGACCAGATGGATAAGAATCTGGATATTCTCGATTCTCAAGATATGTCTCTCAAAGGGCAGCTTAAAAAAGATGCTGTCGCTTTCCAAGAGGAAAAATTCCGTCCTGACCCGGAGCAATACACTGAATTACTGGATGCCAGAATCCAGATACGACCTACTTTCCGAGATAAACTGATTGAGCAGCTCAAAGGTACTTTTGGTGAATATTATGACTATCACCGTCGTGATATTGCAGCTAATGAAGTAGATTATCTCAATGTTGAAGATCCTGATGTTTTCTCCCATCGTGCCTGGGAACTTGAATATCAGAGAAAACAAGAGATGCGACGAAATCAGCCTGTCCGAACTAAGAAAAAATCACATGATATAGAATTGTAA
- a CDS encoding ATP-binding protein: MTTFTEKPTAITPNRELQSDEYFNETNHLIYCSKCNTPRQCRHELQGKVLIPSIRCKCQQEIFEQEEAQRKLHEKQMEIEHLKTSGLQDKSLYDYTFAKDNGSNPEMKLAHNYVSNWEEMKANASGLLIWGDVGTGKSFFAGCIANALLEKGVPVLMTNFSRILNTLTGMHFEDRNQFIHSLNRYSLLIIDDLGIERNSDFALEQVFNVIDSRYRSKKPLIITTNLTLSELNNAADIAHKRIYDRILERCVPIRINNRNIRQDNATANLKKTKKILLDNHTSNQS; encoded by the coding sequence ATGACAACATTTACAGAAAAACCAACAGCTATCACACCAAACAGAGAGCTTCAGTCTGATGAATATTTTAACGAAACAAATCACCTGATCTACTGTTCCAAATGCAATACGCCAAGACAGTGCAGGCATGAATTACAGGGAAAGGTTCTTATTCCTTCCATCCGCTGTAAGTGCCAGCAGGAGATCTTTGAACAGGAGGAAGCCCAGAGAAAACTTCATGAAAAGCAAATGGAAATAGAGCATCTCAAAACCAGCGGCTTACAGGACAAATCACTTTATGACTACACCTTTGCCAAAGATAACGGCAGCAATCCGGAAATGAAACTTGCACACAATTATGTAAGTAACTGGGAAGAGATGAAAGCAAACGCTTCCGGACTTCTCATCTGGGGCGATGTCGGTACTGGAAAATCTTTCTTTGCAGGCTGCATTGCCAATGCCCTTCTGGAAAAAGGCGTCCCGGTACTGATGACCAACTTTTCCCGGATTCTGAATACCCTTACCGGAATGCATTTTGAAGACAGGAATCAGTTCATCCACAGCTTAAACCGCTACAGCCTTCTGATCATTGATGACCTCGGAATTGAACGGAACTCTGACTTTGCACTGGAACAGGTATTCAATGTGATTGACAGCCGTTACCGCAGTAAAAAGCCCCTGATCATAACAACCAATCTCACTTTATCAGAGCTGAATAACGCCGCTGATATCGCACACAAGCGAATTTATGACCGGATTCTGGAGAGATGTGTTCCCATCCGTATCAATAACCGGAATATCCGTCAGGACAATGCAACAGCTAATTTAAAAAAAACGAAAAAAATTCTGTTAGATAATCACACTTCAAACCAGAGTTGA
- a CDS encoding replication initiator protein A: protein MTDFLTADTSLPSYMMFPRFLLDMEINETAKMLYMILLDRARLSQKNEGWSDTNGHVFLYFTIEALAEVLHKSQMTVKTALAVLEKQELIFRKRQGPGHPNRIYVKIPKETLSNTDRILSSRQTENCPIDRQDSFPDTDRKLSSNKKEIKKNHLTIRGSKEPRSPYGTFQNVFLSETELENIRQTIPDWQDYMERLSGYMASTGKQYQNHAATIIRWARQDHPVSRQRNYESEEYETL from the coding sequence ATGACGGACTTTCTGACAGCAGACACAAGCCTGCCATCTTATATGATGTTTCCCCGTTTTCTTCTGGACATGGAAATAAACGAAACTGCCAAAATGCTTTATATGATCCTGCTCGACCGTGCAAGGCTTTCCCAGAAAAATGAGGGCTGGTCAGATACAAATGGTCATGTGTTCCTCTACTTTACGATTGAAGCACTGGCAGAAGTTCTCCACAAAAGCCAGATGACGGTGAAAACTGCTCTGGCAGTACTGGAAAAACAAGAGCTTATCTTCCGAAAACGGCAGGGACCCGGACACCCTAATCGGATCTATGTAAAAATCCCGAAAGAAACCCTCAGCAATACAGACAGAATTCTTTCCTCAAGACAGACAGAAAACTGTCCTATTGACAGACAGGATTCTTTCCCTGATACAGACAGAAAACTGTCCAGTAATAAGAAAGAGATAAAAAAGAACCATTTAACAATAAGAGGGAGTAAAGAGCCACGCTCACCCTATGGAACATTTCAAAATGTTTTTCTGTCAGAGACGGAGCTGGAAAATATCCGGCAGACAATCCCTGACTGGCAGGACTATATGGAACGCTTATCCGGTTATATGGCTTCTACCGGAAAGCAATACCAAAACCATGCAGCTACCATCATCCGTTGGGCAAGACAGGATCATCCTGTTTCCCGGCAACGAAATTATGAAAGTGAGGAATACGAAACATTATGA